A stretch of Henckelia pumila isolate YLH828 chromosome 4, ASM3356847v2, whole genome shotgun sequence DNA encodes these proteins:
- the LOC140862753 gene encoding uncharacterized protein: protein MAGEPPRSSRNNNRGYNANPPPPRVNLSREDLTTIAAIVATTLQGMGNTNGNGNGNPPPPPPAQNGVKFHYESLRKNRTEKFKGDSDPEVGQNWMKKMEDKLRLLKVPEALKVDATIPFLEDKARKWWEAVSPAMLVAGPITWQQFRTAFLKKYFPAEVKMQKLSDFENLTQTSDMTMVEYTSKFNELGSYAPTIMGDDDLKLNRLKKGLNSRIQLALVVYQPAIFADLMGAAIRAESDIKRRENDFHNKRPLTGQSS from the coding sequence ATGGCTGGAGAACCCCCTAGAAGTTCACGCAACAACAATCGTGGGTATAATGCGAATCCACCCCCTCCACGAGTCAATCTTAGCAGAGAGGACCTTACGACTATTGCAGCAATAGTGGCAACGACTCTCCAAGGGATGGGAAACACCAACGGAAATGGCAATGGCAATCCgccacctccaccacctgctcAGAATGGAGTAAAATTTCATTATGAATCTCTTCGCAAGAATCGAACTGAAAAGTTCAAGGGAGATTCCGACCCAGAAGTGGGACAAAATTggatgaagaagatggaggacAAACTGCGGTTACTCAAAGTACCTGAAGCACTTAAAGTGGATGCGACAATTCCTTTTCTTGAGGACAAAGCCAGGAAATGGTGGGAAGCCGTTTCACCCGCTATGTTAGTTGCGGGACCAATCACATGGCAGCAATTCCGTACCGCGTTTCTGAAGAAATACTTTCCAGCTGAAGTTAAAATGCAGAAGCTGAGCGATTTTGAGAATCTCACACAAACTTCGGACATGACAATGGTGGAATATACTTCCAAGTTTAATGAGCTTGGGTCCTATGCCCCAACAATTATGGGAGATGACGATCTGAAGTTGAACCGTTTAAAGAAGGGGTTGAACAGCCGTATACAGTTGGCATTAGTAGTTTATCAGCCTGCCATCTTTGCTGACTTGATGGGAGCGGCCATCCGAGCTGAATCGGATATCAAGCGCCGTGAGAATGACTTCCACAACAAACGACCTCTGACGGGCCAATCTTCTTAG